In Niallia sp. FSL W8-0635, one genomic interval encodes:
- a CDS encoding ABC transporter permease codes for MNYFFFPLEDWTNQFVDNWLLPVLGDFFNSFSGVLSIFINAVTNLFTFIPAEVIAILLALLAWRLAGRGIAIFTIIGSLYLGSVGLWTGAMQTLSIVIVATFFSIVVGVPLGIFTAKNRTLDHIVRPLLDFMQTLPSFVYLIPAILLFGLGEVPAVISTFVFATPPAVRMTSLAIKQVPADIVEAAKAFGSTSWQLLVKVQLPNAIPTIMAGINQTIMLALSMAVIASMIGSPGLGSTVLSGISSVNVGLGLTGGLGIVVLAIILDRITQGLGKKA; via the coding sequence ATGAATTATTTCTTCTTTCCACTAGAAGATTGGACAAATCAATTTGTAGACAATTGGCTACTGCCAGTTTTAGGTGACTTTTTTAACTCTTTTAGCGGAGTGTTAAGCATATTTATAAATGCTGTCACTAATTTATTTACTTTTATTCCTGCTGAAGTAATAGCAATCCTATTAGCGCTTTTAGCTTGGCGTCTTGCTGGAAGAGGAATCGCTATTTTTACGATTATTGGATCTCTTTACTTAGGTTCCGTTGGCTTATGGACAGGTGCGATGCAAACTCTATCGATTGTTATCGTTGCAACCTTTTTCTCCATCGTTGTTGGGGTTCCTTTAGGTATATTTACAGCAAAAAATCGAACATTGGATCATATTGTTCGACCACTTCTCGATTTCATGCAAACATTACCAAGCTTTGTTTATTTAATCCCTGCTATTCTACTCTTTGGTTTAGGAGAAGTTCCAGCAGTTATCTCTACTTTCGTTTTTGCTACTCCACCAGCAGTACGCATGACGAGCTTAGCAATCAAACAAGTACCAGCTGATATCGTAGAAGCTGCTAAAGCTTTCGGTTCTACGTCTTGGCAATTACTTGTAAAAGTTCAGCTACCGAATGCCATACCAACCATTATGGCAGGTATTAACCAGACCATTATGCTGGCATTATCAATGGCTGTTATCGCTTCGATGATTGGTTCACCAGGTTTAGGTAGTACTGTTTTATCAGGTATCTCTAGTGTAAATGTTGGATTAGGTCTTACTGGTGGATTAGGTATTGTTGTCCTAGCTATCATACTTGATCGAATCACACAAGGTTTAGGAAAAAAAGCGTAA
- a CDS encoding glycine betaine ABC transporter substrate-binding protein: MKKLKLSFLMLLLFTLLIGCSSQGKDSGGNESSNKETITFGVTPWTSTIPPTKVAKLLLEDMGYTVAEKNADAGGVYTGLSRGDLDVFMDAWLPDMHANYMDRYSNQLEDLAVSYTEGELGWVIPSDVEGIDSIEDLKGKEDLFGGKVYGIEEGAGMTVTSKEMIEEYGLDLEYVASSEGGMLAQASKLMKSGDPVIFLGWRPHPMFVNYDIKVLEDPKGFFKTSEVHVVVNNGLKEKAPEVHEFLSNWSMPVEDIEEMIVKIEDGADEEEVAQEWIDNNQDKVDAMLGK, from the coding sequence ATGAAAAAATTAAAACTTAGCTTTTTAATGTTATTACTATTTACTCTTTTAATTGGCTGTTCCTCTCAAGGCAAAGATTCAGGAGGAAATGAATCAAGTAATAAAGAAACTATTACATTCGGTGTTACCCCTTGGACCAGTACCATTCCTCCAACAAAAGTTGCCAAGCTTTTATTAGAAGATATGGGCTATACAGTAGCGGAGAAAAACGCAGATGCTGGCGGCGTTTATACTGGTCTTTCACGTGGCGATTTAGATGTATTTATGGATGCTTGGCTACCTGATATGCATGCAAATTATATGGATAGATATAGCAATCAATTGGAAGATTTAGCAGTTAGCTATACAGAAGGAGAACTTGGTTGGGTTATTCCTTCTGATGTGGAAGGTATTGACAGCATTGAAGATCTAAAAGGAAAAGAAGATCTCTTTGGCGGAAAAGTGTACGGAATTGAAGAAGGAGCAGGAATGACTGTTACTTCTAAAGAAATGATTGAAGAATATGGATTAGATTTAGAATATGTTGCGTCTAGTGAAGGTGGAATGCTAGCACAAGCTTCTAAGCTTATGAAAAGTGGCGATCCTGTTATTTTCCTAGGCTGGCGTCCACATCCAATGTTTGTTAATTACGATATAAAAGTATTAGAAGATCCAAAAGGTTTCTTTAAAACTTCAGAAGTTCATGTAGTGGTAAATAATGGTCTGAAAGAAAAAGCACCTGAAGTTCATGAATTTTTAAGTAACTGGAGCATGCCTGTTGAAGACATTGAAGAAATGATTGTTAAGATTGAAGATGGTGCTGATGAAGAAGAAGTGGCACAGGAATGGATTGATAATAATCAAGATAAAGTCGATGCTATGTTAGGGAAATAA
- a CDS encoding glycoside hydrolase family 43 protein → MYRTPIKNPILRGFNPDPNIIRVGDTYYIAVSSFEWLPGIRIYKSNNLVNWEHETDILTNQVNLRGNPQNGSIWAPQISYSDGIFYLIYTDVKSTRRPFKDSHNYLITAPTINGPWSEPVYLNSSGFDPSLFHDKDGRKWLLNEIWDYRMTTGNKSAGIVMQELDPTKKALIGPVFKIFDGTELAKTEAPHLYRYGEYYYLITAEGGTGKGHSVTVCRSKEIIGPYELDPKNPMLTASDKPESLLQCSGHGSIVQTPLGNWYMVYLATRPLQKRAAILGRETAIEEVYWTKDGWLRLATEENGPSLLTEIITEEPVVLNKDTDFEDDFTGPLKKEWNTLRILADESWCDLTSRKGYLRMFSGDSIQSLFEHHLVAIRQKDFHFHAETKVEFHPVTYNQMAGLMLYLNDTNYLYAYITYDEAQGRVIRFMRCEQGVFLLDPIIIPITTKEVYLKVIGDGAIGNFYFRSDQEEDWQEIGTSQDLLFLAGGFTGNFIGIGVHDMDKKAASHADFAYFRYEGLDSY, encoded by the coding sequence ATGTATCGAACTCCTATTAAAAATCCGATATTGAGAGGGTTTAATCCAGATCCAAATATAATAAGAGTAGGAGATACATATTATATAGCTGTATCTTCCTTTGAATGGTTACCAGGTATTCGTATTTATAAATCTAACAATCTAGTGAATTGGGAGCATGAAACAGATATACTAACCAACCAAGTGAATTTAAGAGGTAACCCTCAAAATGGTAGTATATGGGCTCCGCAAATTAGCTACTCAGATGGGATATTCTATCTAATATATACAGATGTAAAAAGTACGAGAAGGCCATTTAAGGACTCTCATAACTATTTGATTACTGCCCCTACGATAAATGGACCTTGGTCAGAACCTGTTTATTTAAATAGCAGTGGTTTTGATCCATCTTTGTTTCATGATAAGGATGGACGCAAGTGGCTGCTAAATGAGATATGGGATTATCGCATGACAACTGGAAATAAGTCGGCTGGTATTGTGATGCAAGAATTGGATCCAACAAAAAAAGCGTTAATTGGTCCTGTGTTTAAAATTTTTGATGGCACAGAATTAGCTAAAACAGAAGCGCCCCATCTCTATCGCTATGGGGAATACTACTATTTAATAACGGCAGAGGGAGGGACTGGAAAAGGTCATTCTGTTACGGTTTGCCGTTCAAAAGAAATAATAGGTCCATATGAATTAGACCCGAAAAATCCAATGCTTACTGCCAGTGATAAACCAGAGTCACTCCTTCAATGCTCAGGCCATGGAAGTATCGTGCAAACTCCGCTTGGAAATTGGTATATGGTATATTTAGCAACTCGCCCCTTGCAAAAAAGGGCGGCCATTCTAGGAAGAGAAACAGCAATAGAAGAGGTCTATTGGACAAAGGATGGCTGGCTAAGACTGGCAACAGAGGAAAACGGTCCTAGCTTGTTAACAGAAATTATAACAGAGGAACCAGTAGTTCTTAATAAGGATACTGATTTTGAAGATGACTTTACAGGACCATTAAAAAAAGAGTGGAACACTTTACGAATTTTAGCAGATGAATCTTGGTGTGATTTAACAAGTAGAAAAGGCTATCTACGCATGTTTTCTGGTGATTCCATTCAGTCTCTTTTCGAGCATCATCTAGTAGCAATCCGTCAAAAGGACTTTCACTTTCATGCAGAAACAAAGGTAGAATTTCATCCTGTTACCTATAATCAAATGGCTGGACTCATGCTTTATCTAAACGATACAAATTATCTATATGCCTACATAACCTATGATGAGGCACAAGGCCGTGTTATCCGGTTTATGCGATGTGAACAAGGAGTGTTTCTATTAGACCCAATAATCATTCCTATTACGACAAAAGAAGTATATTTAAAAGTGATTGGTGATGGTGCAATAGGAAATTTCTATTTCCGGTCAGACCAAGAGGAAGATTGGCAAGAAATAGGAACCAGTCAAGACCTGTTGTTTTTAGCAGGAGGTTTTACAGGTAATTTCATTGGTATAGGTGTCCACGATATGGATAAAAAAGCAGCCTCCCACGCCGACTTTGCTTACTTCCGATATGAGGGATTAGATAGTTATTAA